From Candidatus Manganitrophus morganii, the proteins below share one genomic window:
- the argF gene encoding ornithine carbamoyltransferase, translating to MPKRDLLSLASLSVEQIEWLLRRAQYYKNRSRASKESLPLVGRSVGLLFEKSSTRTRVSFEVAVTRLGGHPIFLSFDDIQIKRGETIGDTARVLSGYLDGLVIRTYEQEKLEDWARNASIPVINGLTDLHHPCQILSDLLTILEKRGKLKGLKLAYIGDGNNIAHSLMEGGAKVGMKVVIACPKKFLPHRNIVKETEEVARKNGGNVEVIHDPVKAAEGADILYTDVWVSMGQEKEKQARVRTFKPYQINQKLVAQAKPDVLVMHCLPAHRGEEITAEVMEGPHSVIFDQADNRLPMQEAILERWVG from the coding sequence ATGCCGAAGCGTGATCTCTTAAGCCTTGCCTCCCTCTCGGTGGAGCAGATCGAGTGGCTCCTCCGACGGGCGCAGTATTATAAAAATCGCTCGCGCGCGTCGAAGGAATCGCTCCCTTTGGTGGGGCGGTCGGTCGGACTTCTCTTTGAGAAATCCTCGACGCGGACACGCGTCTCCTTCGAAGTCGCGGTCACGCGGCTCGGGGGGCACCCGATTTTCCTCTCGTTCGACGATATTCAGATCAAACGGGGCGAGACGATCGGCGATACGGCGCGGGTTCTCTCCGGCTATCTCGACGGCTTGGTCATCCGGACCTATGAGCAGGAGAAGCTCGAAGATTGGGCCCGAAACGCGTCGATCCCGGTCATCAACGGTCTGACCGATCTTCACCACCCCTGCCAGATCCTCTCCGACCTCCTCACCATCCTTGAAAAGCGGGGGAAGTTGAAAGGACTCAAGCTCGCCTACATCGGCGACGGCAACAACATCGCCCACTCCTTGATGGAAGGCGGGGCGAAGGTGGGAATGAAGGTCGTGATTGCTTGCCCGAAAAAGTTCCTGCCGCATCGTAACATCGTGAAGGAAACAGAGGAGGTCGCTCGAAAGAACGGCGGGAACGTTGAGGTCATTCATGATCCGGTAAAAGCCGCCGAGGGAGCCGACATTCTCTACACCGACGTGTGGGTATCGATGGGCCAGGAAAAGGAAAAACAGGCGCGGGTCAGAACGTTCAAGCCATACCAGATCAACCAGAAACTGGTGGCCCAGGCAAAGCCCGACGTCCTGGTGATGCATTGTCTCCCCGCCCATCGCGGAGAAGAGATCACCGCCGAGGTGATGGAAGGGCCGCACTCGGTCATCTTCGATCAGGCCGACAACCGCCTCCCGATGCAGGAGGCGATTTTAGAGCGGTGGGTCGGATAA
- a CDS encoding argininosuccinate synthase — MEKKIKKVVLAYSGGLDTSVIIRWLIERYQCEVIAFCADVGQGEELAAVAEKAKKTGASKVVITDLKEIFAKEYLFPMLRANAVYEGSYLLGTSIARPLIAKGQMEVAKKEKADAVSHGATGKGNDQVRFELTYLSIDPSIQIIAPWRDWEFKSRSELIAYSHQHGIPVTATLEKPYSIDRNLFHVSYEGGILEDPWAEPPESMFTFTTSPRKAPDEPHYLEIGFVDGNPVSIDGKKYSPAKLIGELNRIGGEHGVGRVDLVENRYVGIKSRGVYETPGGTLLHAAHRAIESLTLDREVLHLRDSLIPQYARLVYYGYWFSPERELLQRLIDGAQEGVTGTARLKLYKGSVTVAGRKSPRSLYRQEISTFEKDTVYIPKDAEGFIRLNALRLKLMAMGRKGSKNPHGKKK, encoded by the coding sequence ATGGAGAAGAAAATAAAGAAAGTCGTGCTGGCTTACTCGGGAGGGCTGGATACCTCCGTCATCATCCGGTGGTTGATCGAGCGGTATCAGTGTGAGGTGATCGCCTTCTGCGCCGATGTCGGCCAGGGGGAAGAGCTCGCCGCCGTCGCCGAGAAGGCAAAGAAAACCGGGGCGAGCAAGGTCGTCATCACCGATCTGAAGGAGATCTTCGCAAAGGAATATCTCTTCCCGATGCTCCGGGCCAACGCCGTTTATGAGGGATCGTATCTCCTCGGAACTTCCATTGCCCGCCCGCTGATCGCCAAGGGACAGATGGAGGTCGCCAAGAAAGAAAAAGCCGATGCGGTCTCCCACGGCGCGACCGGAAAAGGGAACGACCAGGTTCGCTTTGAGCTGACCTACCTTTCGATCGACCCTTCGATCCAGATCATCGCCCCCTGGCGCGACTGGGAATTCAAATCGCGCTCGGAGCTGATCGCCTACTCTCATCAACATGGGATTCCGGTGACGGCGACGCTGGAGAAGCCCTACAGCATCGATCGCAACCTCTTCCATGTCAGCTACGAAGGGGGGATTTTGGAAGATCCTTGGGCGGAGCCGCCGGAGTCGATGTTTACCTTCACGACCTCACCTCGGAAGGCGCCGGATGAACCGCACTATCTTGAAATCGGGTTCGTCGACGGCAATCCGGTCAGCATCGACGGGAAGAAATACTCCCCCGCCAAGTTGATCGGCGAGCTGAACCGGATCGGCGGCGAACATGGCGTGGGGCGGGTCGATCTGGTTGAGAATAGATATGTCGGAATCAAATCGCGCGGGGTTTATGAGACCCCCGGCGGGACCCTTCTTCACGCGGCGCATCGGGCGATCGAATCGCTCACCCTCGACCGGGAAGTGCTTCATCTGCGCGACAGCCTCATCCCGCAGTATGCCCGGCTGGTCTACTACGGCTACTGGTTCTCCCCGGAGCGGGAACTCCTCCAGCGTCTGATCGACGGGGCGCAGGAAGGGGTCACCGGGACGGCGCGCCTGAAGCTGTATAAAGGAAGCGTGACGGTCGCCGGCCGGAAATCGCCCCGCTCTCTCTACCGCCAGGAGATCTCGACGTTCGAGAAAGACACCGTCTACATTCCTAAAGACGCCGAAGGCTTCATCCGCCTCAACGCCCTCCGGCTGAAGCTGATGGCGATGGGTCGAAAAGGATCGAAAAACCCGCATGGCAAGAAAAAGTAA
- the argH gene encoding argininosuccinate lyase, giving the protein MARKSKKKGTEKPRSKKPSGSDASPLSPPASPAFTKAWEGRFTEATDPEVERFTSSFSFDRRLYRYDIQGSIAHTEALGRAGLLTEGERDTLIRGLKEIEAEIAAEGDRLQAAAADEDIHMHIERRLVEKVGEVGGKLHTGRSRNDQIALDLRLYLREETRTLLELIRSVQRALVAQAESHIGTVLPGYTHLQRAQPISLAHQLLAYYEMLERDRGRLIDCLKRIDQMPLGAGALAGNSFGINREVVARALGFSEVTANSLDTVSDRDFIVEFLSAASILMMHLSRWAEDWILWASSEFRFIDLPDRFCTGSSMMPQKKNPDVLELIRGKTGRVYGSLLALLTLLKGLPLSYNRDLQEDKEPLFNTVDTVKSAVRLLADLVRQVSFRKERMLEATQEGFLLATDLADYLVPKGLPFRQAHKVAGKIVRQSLEEGRPMEGWTLAELQTFSPLFAGDVFECFSLTGSLQRKGGVGGTAPQSIEAEIRKIKRKLKG; this is encoded by the coding sequence ATGGCAAGAAAAAGTAAAAAAAAGGGAACCGAGAAACCGCGGAGCAAAAAACCGTCCGGTTCCGACGCCTCCCCCCTCTCGCCTCCCGCCTCCCCTGCTTTTACAAAGGCCTGGGAAGGGCGGTTTACCGAGGCGACCGATCCGGAGGTGGAGCGGTTTACCTCGTCGTTCTCGTTCGACCGGCGTCTCTACCGGTATGACATTCAGGGGAGCATCGCCCATACGGAAGCGCTCGGCCGGGCCGGGCTGCTCACCGAGGGGGAGCGGGACACCCTGATTCGCGGCCTTAAAGAAATCGAAGCGGAGATCGCGGCGGAGGGGGATCGACTCCAGGCGGCCGCGGCCGATGAAGATATCCATATGCACATCGAGCGGCGGCTGGTGGAAAAGGTCGGCGAGGTCGGGGGGAAACTTCACACCGGCCGGAGCCGAAACGATCAAATCGCGCTCGACCTTCGTCTCTATCTTCGGGAGGAGACCCGAACGCTGCTCGAATTGATCCGGTCCGTTCAACGCGCCCTGGTCGCACAGGCCGAGTCCCACATCGGCACGGTCCTCCCCGGCTACACCCACTTGCAGCGGGCCCAGCCGATTTCGCTGGCGCACCAACTGCTTGCCTATTATGAGATGTTGGAGCGGGACCGGGGCCGGTTGATCGACTGTCTGAAGCGGATCGACCAGATGCCGCTCGGCGCCGGGGCCCTCGCCGGGAACAGCTTCGGGATCAATCGGGAGGTCGTTGCGCGTGCGCTCGGCTTCTCCGAGGTCACCGCCAACAGCCTCGATACGGTCAGTGATCGCGATTTCATCGTGGAATTTCTCTCGGCGGCGTCGATCTTAATGATGCACCTCTCCCGATGGGCGGAAGATTGGATCCTCTGGGCCTCTTCCGAATTCCGATTTATCGATCTCCCCGACCGGTTCTGCACCGGAAGCAGCATGATGCCGCAGAAGAAAAATCCCGACGTGCTGGAACTGATTCGGGGGAAGACCGGGCGGGTGTATGGGTCGCTCCTGGCCCTGCTGACCCTCCTCAAGGGGCTTCCGCTTTCTTACAATCGGGACCTTCAGGAAGACAAAGAGCCGCTCTTTAACACGGTCGACACGGTTAAAAGCGCCGTCCGGCTGCTGGCCGACTTGGTCCGGCAGGTCTCTTTCAGAAAAGAGCGGATGCTGGAGGCGACCCAGGAGGGTTTTCTCCTCGCCACCGATCTCGCCGATTACCTCGTTCCGAAGGGGCTCCCCTTCCGGCAGGCGCACAAGGTCGCCGGGAAGATCGTCCGCCAGAGCCTGGAAGAGGGCAGGCCGATGGAAGGGTGGACCCTGGCCGAGCTTCAGACTTTTTCTCCCCTCTTCGCGGGGGATGTTTTCGAATGTTTTTCGTTGACCGGCTCTTTGCAACGAAAGGGAGGGGTCGGCGGGACCGCTCCTCAATCGATCGAAGCCGAAATCCGAAAGATAAAACGAAAGCTGAAAGGGTAA
- a CDS encoding cobalamin-dependent protein (Presence of a B(12) (cobalamin)-binding domain implies dependence on cobalamin itself, in one of its several forms, or in some unusual lineages, dependence on a cobalamin-like analog.): protein MQLIQLGKAANKRPVAKQRKKILFIEPYPENNIYRMAPRERQVLWFPKLSLPSLAAYTPSHWDIQIVDESVEVIDYNVQVDLVGISAMTCYAPRAYEIAKRFRAKGITVVLGGVHPSYMPEEAARYADSVVIGEAEDLWPKLLQDFEEGKLQKFYRMESFPAMEGYRQTRLELLKQDAYMTGQCLMTTRGCHFECEFCSVSPFNGKTTRRRPVPEVIAEMQRVKEWRQSKIVDKMLKGPIFERFKTSIRFYSGIEDGTFFAFVDDLHNSNRTYCKELWTALKALDIKWGAQCTLFLGDEPDMVKLAADSGCVAMFVGMESIFAESIDETNKPFNRVEQYERQIKCFHDNGIMLNPGVIFGFDHDDDTVFEKTVDFLIQNNMELAYFNILTPLPGTPLFDRMKAEGRILHNEWEKYDGKHVVFKPKRMSIETLQEGFYWANHRFYSHDSIMRRLFYTNQRLLARWMMNMAFRSIIKRTSPKGSISPLSQVIQNLQTRLPSVETENLIPNALNSLREKVQEVSGQVSGRIDRFLQIRAQKTETLRELRVNLEGTLDRLNAKELKKRILQATERAKVDIVLNFEHLQHATPAAFSTLADPQFLTKIAAAANVKFMNLKKSFQQSADPALLALDMEM from the coding sequence ATGCAGTTGATACAGCTCGGAAAAGCCGCGAATAAAAGGCCGGTTGCGAAGCAGCGGAAGAAGATTTTATTTATCGAACCCTATCCGGAAAACAACATCTATCGAATGGCCCCCAGAGAGCGCCAGGTCCTCTGGTTTCCGAAGCTGAGCCTCCCGAGTCTGGCCGCCTATACCCCCTCCCATTGGGACATTCAAATCGTCGACGAGAGCGTCGAGGTCATCGATTATAATGTCCAGGTCGATCTGGTCGGTATCTCGGCGATGACCTGTTATGCCCCGCGCGCGTATGAGATTGCCAAGCGCTTCCGCGCCAAGGGAATCACCGTCGTCCTCGGAGGGGTGCATCCAAGTTATATGCCGGAGGAAGCGGCCCGATATGCCGACAGCGTCGTCATCGGCGAGGCCGAGGATCTCTGGCCGAAACTCCTTCAAGACTTCGAGGAGGGAAAGCTTCAAAAGTTTTATCGAATGGAAAGTTTTCCGGCGATGGAAGGGTATCGCCAAACCCGGCTGGAGTTGCTAAAACAAGACGCCTACATGACCGGCCAGTGCTTGATGACGACCCGCGGCTGCCACTTTGAATGCGAATTCTGCTCGGTTTCTCCCTTCAACGGGAAAACCACCCGCCGGCGGCCGGTTCCCGAAGTGATTGCAGAGATGCAGCGTGTCAAAGAATGGCGGCAGAGCAAGATCGTCGACAAAATGCTGAAGGGACCGATCTTCGAGCGTTTTAAAACCTCGATCCGATTCTACTCCGGGATTGAAGACGGAACTTTCTTCGCCTTCGTCGATGATCTCCATAATTCGAACCGGACGTACTGCAAGGAGCTCTGGACGGCGCTGAAGGCGCTCGATATCAAGTGGGGGGCGCAGTGCACCCTCTTTCTGGGGGATGAGCCCGACATGGTGAAGCTCGCCGCCGATTCGGGTTGTGTGGCCATGTTCGTTGGGATGGAGTCGATCTTCGCGGAGAGCATCGACGAGACGAACAAGCCGTTCAACCGGGTCGAGCAGTACGAGCGGCAGATCAAATGTTTCCATGATAACGGGATCATGCTCAATCCGGGGGTGATCTTCGGATTCGACCATGACGATGATACGGTCTTCGAGAAAACGGTCGACTTCCTGATCCAAAACAACATGGAGCTTGCTTACTTTAATATTCTGACGCCGCTTCCGGGAACCCCGCTCTTCGACCGGATGAAGGCCGAGGGGAGAATCCTTCACAACGAGTGGGAAAAATACGACGGGAAACATGTTGTCTTCAAACCGAAACGGATGTCGATAGAGACCCTTCAAGAAGGGTTTTATTGGGCCAATCATCGGTTCTACTCGCATGACTCGATCATGCGGCGTCTCTTCTACACCAACCAGCGGCTGCTCGCGCGATGGATGATGAACATGGCCTTCCGGAGCATCATCAAGCGGACATCCCCGAAGGGAAGCATCTCCCCCCTCTCTCAGGTGATCCAGAACCTGCAAACCAGACTGCCGAGCGTTGAGACCGAGAACCTGATCCCCAACGCCTTAAACTCGCTGCGGGAAAAGGTCCAGGAGGTTTCCGGACAGGTCTCCGGCCGGATCGACCGCTTCCTCCAGATCCGGGCTCAGAAAACGGAGACGCTCCGCGAGCTTCGGGTCAACCTGGAAGGGACGCTCGATCGGTTGAATGCAAAGGAGCTGAAGAAGCGAATCCTTCAGGCGACGGAGCGGGCGAAGGTCGATATCGTTCTCAATTTCGAACACCTGCAACATGCGACGCCGGCCGCCTTTTCGACCCTGGCCGATCCCCAGTTTCTTACGAAGATCGCCGCCGCCGCCAATGTGAAGTTCATGAACCTGAAAAAGTCGTTCCAGCAGTCGGCCGACCCGGCGCTGCTTGCGTTGGACATGGAAATGTAG
- the lysA gene encoding diaminopimelate decarboxylase, with the protein MHDFRFKKGKLYCEDVSIEALAEKVGTPLYVYSHNTLRRHFLAYQKAFAKVPHLIAFAMKANANLAILRLFAKEGGGIDIVSEGELHRALAAGVDPKKMVFAGVGKTRKEMAAALRAGILMFNVESAQELTALDEVAKSLGTKAPVALRVNPDINPKTHPYISTGLKKSKFGIEITRAVEQYQLASRLSNIEVVGIHSHIGSQLTQIKPFVDALKRISKLIEELRGRGMEIKYWDIGGGLGITYDAEKPPLPKELAAAILPLLKESGCTIILEPGRSLVGNAGALITRVIYTKEGETKNFVIVDAGMNDLIRPSLYEAYHEIVPVVKKKRRNATVDVVGPICESGDFLAQERTLPQVAPEELLAVLSAGAYGFSMASNYNARPRSAEVLVHGDKYATIRERESMDDLIRGERIPEFLDFG; encoded by the coding sequence ATGCACGATTTTCGTTTCAAGAAGGGAAAACTCTACTGCGAAGATGTTTCGATCGAGGCGCTGGCCGAGAAGGTCGGCACCCCGCTCTACGTCTACAGCCACAACACGTTGCGCCGGCACTTCCTCGCGTATCAGAAGGCCTTTGCCAAGGTTCCGCACTTAATCGCCTTTGCAATGAAAGCCAACGCCAACCTCGCCATCCTTCGCCTCTTCGCCAAAGAAGGGGGCGGGATCGATATCGTCTCGGAAGGGGAGCTTCACCGGGCCCTGGCCGCCGGGGTCGATCCGAAAAAGATGGTCTTCGCCGGGGTCGGCAAAACCCGCAAGGAGATGGCGGCCGCGCTACGCGCCGGAATCTTGATGTTCAATGTCGAATCGGCACAAGAGCTGACCGCTCTGGACGAAGTCGCCAAATCCTTGGGAACCAAGGCGCCGGTCGCGCTTCGGGTCAATCCCGACATTAATCCGAAGACCCACCCCTATATCTCCACCGGGTTGAAGAAGAGCAAGTTCGGGATCGAGATCACCCGGGCGGTCGAGCAGTATCAGCTCGCTTCGCGTCTTTCGAATATCGAGGTGGTCGGAATCCATTCCCACATCGGCTCGCAGCTGACGCAGATCAAACCGTTCGTCGATGCCCTTAAGCGGATTTCAAAATTAATCGAAGAGCTGCGTGGGCGCGGCATGGAGATCAAATACTGGGATATCGGCGGCGGGCTCGGAATCACCTACGATGCCGAAAAGCCCCCCCTCCCGAAGGAGCTCGCCGCGGCGATCCTTCCCCTGCTGAAAGAGAGCGGCTGCACCATTATTTTGGAACCGGGCCGCTCACTGGTCGGGAATGCCGGGGCGCTGATCACCCGGGTGATTTATACGAAAGAGGGGGAGACCAAAAACTTTGTCATTGTCGATGCCGGAATGAACGACCTGATTCGTCCGAGCCTCTATGAGGCCTATCATGAGATCGTGCCGGTGGTCAAAAAGAAGCGGCGGAACGCAACCGTCGACGTGGTCGGGCCCATCTGCGAGTCGGGCGACTTTCTGGCGCAGGAGAGAACCCTCCCGCAGGTCGCGCCGGAGGAGCTCCTGGCGGTCTTGAGCGCGGGGGCGTACGGCTTCTCGATGGCGTCGAATTACAACGCCCGGCCCCGATCGGCCGAGGTCCTTGTACACGGCGACAAATATGCTACAATACGCGAACGCGAAAGCATGGACGATTTGATCCGCGGCGAGCGGATCCCGGAGTTTTTAGATTTTGGGTAG
- the dapF gene encoding diaminopimelate epimerase yields MKPIPFWKISGSGNDFIVIDHRTPLIDPQEMKHFVFRVCRRGLSVGADGVILIEPSTKADYKWHYLNADGGEVEMCGNGSRCVARFAYLNKIASAKHTIETLAGIVQAEVIGDRVRVRLPDPTDLRLDLKIEIDGKSHTGHFANTGVPHVVYFVEDVDAVDVIGLGRATRHHSLFAPRGTNANFISVTDRQNLKIRTYERGVEDETLACGTGAIAAALITTALQKTAPPVSLLTRGGIRLGVDFTQEGRTFKNITLEGDARIVYKGELLEEALL; encoded by the coding sequence ATGAAACCGATTCCTTTCTGGAAAATCAGCGGCAGCGGGAACGACTTTATCGTGATCGATCACCGGACCCCCTTGATCGATCCGCAGGAGATGAAACATTTCGTTTTCCGGGTCTGCCGCCGGGGCCTCTCGGTCGGCGCCGACGGGGTCATCCTGATCGAGCCGTCGACAAAGGCCGATTACAAATGGCACTACCTCAACGCCGACGGCGGGGAGGTGGAGATGTGCGGCAACGGCAGCCGCTGTGTTGCGCGGTTTGCTTATCTAAACAAAATCGCCTCGGCGAAACATACGATCGAAACCCTCGCCGGCATCGTCCAGGCCGAAGTGATCGGCGACCGTGTCCGCGTCCGGCTCCCCGATCCGACCGACCTGCGGCTGGATCTGAAGATTGAGATCGACGGAAAGAGCCATACCGGCCACTTCGCGAACACCGGCGTGCCGCATGTCGTCTACTTTGTGGAGGATGTGGATGCGGTCGATGTGATCGGCTTAGGTCGCGCAACCCGCCATCATTCTCTCTTCGCGCCGCGCGGCACCAATGCCAATTTCATCAGCGTGACCGACCGGCAGAATCTGAAGATCCGGACGTACGAACGGGGAGTGGAAGACGAGACCCTTGCCTGCGGGACCGGGGCGATTGCGGCCGCGCTTATCACGACCGCCCTCCAAAAAACAGCCCCCCCCGTTTCCCTCCTGACGCGAGGCGGAATCCGCTTGGGGGTCGATTTCACCCAGGAAGGCCGGACATTTAAAAACATCACCCTTGAAGGAGACGCGCGGATCGTCTACAAGGGAGAACTTTTGGAAGAAGCACTTTTATAA
- the dapA gene encoding 4-hydroxy-tetrahydrodipicolinate synthase, protein MFHGSIVAIVTPFKKGKVDEKAFGELIDFHLRSGTHGIVPCGTTGESATLSHEEHKRVVELAVKMAGGRIPVIAGTGSNSTEEAIAFTRHAKAAGAAGALLITPYYNKPTQEGLYQHYKAVAKAVDLPLVLYNIPGRTGVNMLPATVARLMEFDNIIGMKEGTGSLQQISDLVQLCGERLVILSGDDFTALPTMAVGGKGVISVTANIAPADMAQMIEAAARGDYGRAKKLHDQLYPLHQVMFVETNPIPVKAALALMGKCADEVRLPLWHMSDENLKKLKAALKRYGLLKKM, encoded by the coding sequence ATGTTTCACGGCTCCATCGTCGCCATTGTGACCCCTTTTAAAAAGGGGAAGGTCGATGAAAAAGCATTCGGCGAGTTGATCGATTTTCATCTCCGTTCGGGGACACACGGGATTGTCCCGTGCGGGACGACGGGGGAATCGGCCACCCTCTCCCACGAGGAACACAAACGGGTCGTGGAGCTGGCGGTGAAGATGGCCGGCGGGCGGATTCCAGTGATCGCCGGGACCGGATCGAACAGCACCGAAGAGGCGATCGCTTTCACCCGGCACGCCAAAGCGGCCGGCGCCGCCGGCGCTCTTCTGATCACCCCCTATTACAATAAGCCGACCCAGGAAGGGCTTTATCAACATTATAAAGCCGTTGCAAAGGCGGTCGATCTCCCCTTGGTCCTCTACAACATTCCTGGACGAACCGGAGTCAACATGCTTCCGGCGACCGTGGCCCGGCTGATGGAATTCGACAACATCATCGGGATGAAAGAGGGAACCGGCTCGCTCCAACAGATCAGCGACCTCGTCCAGCTCTGCGGCGAACGGCTCGTGATCCTCTCGGGGGATGATTTCACCGCGCTGCCGACGATGGCGGTCGGCGGCAAGGGGGTCATCTCCGTCACGGCCAACATCGCCCCCGCCGACATGGCCCAGATGATCGAAGCCGCCGCGCGGGGCGATTACGGCCGGGCGAAAAAGCTGCACGACCAGCTCTACCCGCTGCATCAGGTGATGTTTGTCGAAACAAACCCGATCCCCGTCAAAGCCGCCCTGGCCTTGATGGGAAAATGCGCCGACGAGGTCCGTCTTCCCCTCTGGCACATGTCGGACGAAAACCTCAAGAAACTGAAAGCGGCGCTGAAGCGGTACGGACTTCTTAAGAAGATGTGA
- the dapB gene encoding 4-hydroxy-tetrahydrodipicolinate reductase, which produces MKLIISGAAGRMGRAILDSLYHEEDLELGAALEKKGHPAIGRDAGELIGVGKWKVSLTDQIKKAIPAGEAVIDFTSPQNTLAILQEAMSKGKPMVIGTTGFLNDEEKKIAKAAEKIAIVLSPNMSVGVNLLFKLLAEAAEALGEAYDIEIVEMHHRQKRDAPSGTALRMGDVLARARKSPLSQVGRFSRQGNIGPRPSGEIGIQTLRGGDVVGDHTVIFAGPGERIEMTHRAHSRNNFARGALLAARWVAQQPPGLYDMMDVLNLKNKRV; this is translated from the coding sequence ATGAAACTCATCATTTCGGGTGCGGCGGGTCGAATGGGTCGGGCCATTCTCGATAGTCTTTATCACGAAGAAGATCTGGAACTCGGCGCGGCGCTGGAAAAGAAAGGCCACCCGGCGATCGGGAGAGATGCAGGGGAGCTGATCGGCGTCGGGAAATGGAAGGTTTCCCTCACCGATCAGATCAAGAAGGCGATTCCGGCGGGAGAGGCGGTCATCGACTTCACCTCGCCCCAAAACACATTGGCCATCCTACAAGAAGCGATGTCCAAGGGAAAACCGATGGTGATCGGGACAACCGGTTTCTTGAATGACGAAGAGAAAAAAATCGCAAAGGCCGCCGAAAAGATCGCAATCGTCCTCTCTCCGAATATGAGCGTCGGCGTCAATCTTCTCTTTAAACTGCTCGCGGAAGCGGCGGAAGCGCTGGGCGAGGCGTACGACATCGAGATCGTCGAAATGCATCACCGGCAGAAAAGAGACGCCCCGAGCGGAACCGCCCTTCGGATGGGAGACGTATTGGCCCGCGCGCGGAAAAGCCCCCTCTCTCAGGTCGGCCGCTTCTCCCGGCAGGGGAACATCGGCCCGCGTCCCAGCGGCGAGATCGGCATCCAAACGTTGCGCGGCGGAGATGTGGTCGGAGACCATACCGTCATTTTCGCCGGCCCCGGCGAGCGGATCGAGATGACCCATCGGGCCCACAGCCGAAATAATTTCGCGAGGGGCGCGCTGCTGGCCGCCCGCTGGGTGGCCCAACAACCCCCCGGGCTTTACGACATGATGGACGTTTTGAATCTGAAAAATAAAAGGGTGTAG
- a CDS encoding LL-diaminopimelate aminotransferase: MKQIEVQMAERIKHLPPYLFAAIDKMKQEAIRQGKDIINLGIGDPDLPTPAPIIHRLQKAAEDPRNHQYPSYEGMLPFRKAVSNWYKRRFNVTLDPESEVLTLIGSKEGIGHFPLAFINPGDVALMTSPGYPVYHAGTLFAGGKSYFIPLKAERGFLPDLASIPTEVAKAAKILFINSPNNPTAATADRGFFSAVVEFAKRYNIIVAHDAAYSEMFYDGNRPPSFLEVEGAKEVGVEFHSLSKTYNMTGWRIGFVVGNRDVLAGLGKIKSNLDSGVFQAVQEAGIAALEMEDGVVETIRKIYQERRDTLIPGLQKLGFKVTPPPASFYVWIPTPAGVASADFTALLLSKTAIVTTPGKGFGDAGEGYIRMTLTVGTERLEEALDRMEKSGIRG; the protein is encoded by the coding sequence GTGAAGCAGATAGAAGTTCAGATGGCAGAGCGGATCAAACATCTCCCCCCATACCTCTTTGCGGCAATCGACAAGATGAAACAAGAGGCGATCCGCCAGGGGAAAGATATCATCAACCTCGGGATCGGCGACCCGGATTTACCGACCCCCGCCCCGATCATCCATCGCCTTCAAAAGGCGGCGGAGGACCCGCGGAACCACCAATACCCCTCTTATGAAGGAATGCTCCCCTTCCGCAAGGCCGTTTCCAACTGGTACAAGCGGCGTTTTAATGTCACCCTCGATCCCGAGAGCGAAGTGTTGACCCTGATCGGATCGAAGGAAGGGATCGGCCATTTCCCGCTCGCCTTCATCAACCCGGGCGATGTCGCCCTGATGACGAGCCCCGGCTATCCGGTCTATCATGCCGGAACCTTATTTGCCGGCGGGAAGTCTTATTTTATCCCGTTGAAAGCCGAACGGGGATTTCTCCCCGACCTGGCCTCCATTCCAACCGAGGTGGCCAAGGCGGCCAAGATTCTCTTCATCAACTCGCCGAATAACCCCACCGCCGCGACCGCCGATCGGGGGTTCTTCAGCGCCGTCGTCGAGTTTGCCAAGCGCTACAACATCATCGTCGCCCACGACGCCGCCTACTCCGAAATGTTCTACGACGGAAATCGCCCCCCCAGCTTCCTGGAGGTCGAAGGGGCCAAGGAGGTCGGGGTGGAATTCCACTCCCTCTCCAAGACCTACAACATGACCGGTTGGCGGATCGGGTTCGTCGTCGGAAACCGGGACGTTCTAGCCGGGCTGGGAAAGATCAAGAGCAACCTCGATTCCGGCGTCTTCCAGGCGGTTCAAGAAGCGGGAATTGCCGCGTTGGAGATGGAAGATGGCGTCGTGGAAACGATTCGGAAGATCTACCAGGAACGGCGGGACACCCTGATCCCGGGCCTTCAGAAACTCGGCTTTAAAGTAACCCCGCCCCCCGCCAGCTTCTACGTCTGGATTCCGACCCCCGCGGGGGTCGCCTCCGCCGATTTCACCGCCCTTCTTTTGTCGAAGACGGCGATCGTCACGACCCCCGGCAAGGGATTCGGCGATGCCGGAGAAGGTTATATCCGGATGACCCTCACCGTTGGGACGGAGCGGCTTGAAGAGGCGCTCGACCGAATGGAAAAATCGGGAATCCGTGGGTAA